In the genome of Nocardioides marmoribigeumensis, one region contains:
- the paaD gene encoding 1,2-phenylacetyl-CoA epoxidase subunit PaaD, whose amino-acid sequence MSDVRAAVAAVPDPEMPMLTLADLGVLRSVEVSGSTAVVTLTPTYSGCPAMAEIKADVRATVEALGLRAEIRTRLSPPWSSDWITPAGRAALAEAGVAPPGPAGTVSLGLPAVLPVHATCPRCGSIDTRLTSAFGPTACTTLHTCSACGEPFEKVREQ is encoded by the coding sequence GTGAGCGACGTCCGAGCCGCGGTCGCCGCGGTCCCCGACCCCGAGATGCCGATGCTGACCCTGGCCGACCTCGGGGTGCTGCGCTCGGTCGAGGTGTCCGGGTCGACGGCGGTGGTGACCCTCACGCCGACCTACTCCGGCTGCCCGGCGATGGCCGAGATCAAGGCCGACGTCCGCGCGACCGTCGAGGCGCTGGGCCTGCGCGCCGAGATCCGCACGCGTCTCTCGCCGCCGTGGAGCAGCGACTGGATCACCCCGGCCGGGCGGGCCGCGCTGGCCGAGGCCGGCGTCGCGCCCCCGGGGCCCGCAGGCACGGTGTCGCTGGGGCTGCCTGCCGTGCTCCCGGTGCACGCCACCTGCCCCCGGTGCGGCTCCATCGACACGAGGCTGACCAGTGCCTTCGGGCCGACCGCGTGCACGACGCTGCACACCTGCTCGGCCTGCGGCGAGCCGTTCGAGAAGGTGCGGGAGCAGTGA
- the paaB gene encoding 1,2-phenylacetyl-CoA epoxidase subunit PaaB, whose protein sequence is MAEARGSDWELWEVFVRPKRGLNHVHVGSLHAADAESALRNARDVYTRRNEGVSIWVVRAEDVTASSPDEKDPFFAPSGDKVYRHPTFYDVGDDVPHM, encoded by the coding sequence TTGGCTGAGGCGCGCGGGTCGGACTGGGAGCTGTGGGAGGTGTTCGTGCGACCCAAGCGCGGGCTCAACCACGTGCACGTCGGGTCGCTGCACGCGGCCGACGCCGAGTCGGCGCTGCGCAACGCGCGCGACGTCTACACGCGGCGCAACGAGGGCGTGAGCATCTGGGTGGTGCGAGCCGAGGACGTCACCGCGTCGAGCCCCGACGAGAAGGACCCGTTCTTCGCCCCGAGCGGCGACAAGGTCTACCGCCACCCGACCTTCTACGACGTCGGCGACGACGTCCCCCACATGTGA
- a CDS encoding 1,2-phenylacetyl-CoA epoxidase subunit PaaC: MDEVHDDPYSALLEPDVEDGHWAFGGGWDDPLEGLDAAVPEGIDAAALASYCLALGDDALVLAQRLQQWCARAPELEEEVALANVALDLLGQTRLLYARAAAADPGLVDRLAPGVPAGSPVPGEDRLAFFRDPADFRCDVLMTLPDADFAHAVVRLAAVSLGRVRLWHGLAASPDPVLAAVAGRAVKEVAYHRDHAVGWVRVLAGGTDESRRRTGEAWIAVTPWVGRPDLAAAALPGVVPDPGTLAAETRSDWLRLGEECDLSASSPDVSAYDGRAGRHAPWLAELLEELQSLARQHPEGRW, from the coding sequence GTGGACGAGGTGCACGACGACCCCTACTCCGCCCTGCTCGAGCCCGACGTCGAGGACGGCCACTGGGCCTTCGGCGGCGGCTGGGACGACCCGCTCGAGGGGCTCGACGCGGCGGTGCCGGAGGGCATCGACGCAGCCGCCCTGGCGTCGTACTGCCTGGCGCTGGGCGACGACGCGCTGGTGCTGGCGCAACGTCTGCAGCAGTGGTGCGCCCGGGCGCCCGAGCTCGAGGAGGAGGTGGCGCTGGCCAACGTCGCGCTCGACCTGCTCGGGCAGACCCGGTTGCTCTACGCGCGGGCCGCGGCCGCCGACCCGGGGCTCGTGGACCGCCTGGCGCCGGGCGTGCCCGCGGGGTCGCCGGTGCCGGGGGAGGACCGGCTGGCGTTCTTCCGCGACCCGGCCGACTTCCGCTGCGACGTGCTGATGACGCTGCCCGACGCCGACTTCGCCCACGCCGTCGTCCGCCTCGCGGCGGTCTCGCTCGGCCGCGTGCGGCTGTGGCACGGGCTGGCTGCCTCGCCCGACCCGGTGCTGGCGGCGGTCGCGGGCCGGGCGGTCAAGGAGGTCGCCTACCACCGCGACCACGCGGTCGGCTGGGTGCGCGTGCTCGCAGGGGGCACCGACGAGTCACGCCGGCGCACCGGCGAGGCCTGGATCGCGGTCACCCCGTGGGTCGGGCGCCCCGACCTGGCCGCGGCCGCCCTTCCCGGCGTCGTGCCCGACCCCGGGACGCTCGCCGCCGAGACCCGGTCGGACTGGCTGCGGCTGGGGGAGGAGTGCGACCTGTCGGCCTCGTCCCCCGACGTCTCGGCGTACGACGGTCGCGCCGGCCGGCACGCCCCCTGGCTCGCCGAGCTGCTCGAGGAGCTGCAGTCGCTGGCCCGGCAGCACCCGGAGGGCAGGTGGTGA